Proteins found in one Herbiconiux sp. A18JL235 genomic segment:
- a CDS encoding alpha-1,4-glucan--maltose-1-phosphate maltosyltransferase: MGRIPVIDVFPQVDGGRWAAKGFVGEVIPFGATVFREGHDAVGAHLELEAPDGTVTDRPLTRTFSWADEWKTLAQVTSEGAWRFRIRAYSDDYATWEHNASVKIAAGIDIDLMLAIGEQLFARLAAEPERDAADRELFARVATSLGQTAGPVPERLAAAYSAEVTHALRRHPAQSLVTYSAWHPLRVERARAGVGAWYEFFPRSVGAVQHDDGSWMSGTFRTAIDRLPAVAAMGFDVLYLPPIHPIGEAYRKGRNNTLDPKPGDPGSPWAIGGEAGGHDAIHPDLGTVDDFKAFLSATRANGLELALDFALQASPDHPWVKAHPEWFTTLPDGSIAYAENPPKKYQDIYPINFDNDPAGIRAEALRVLEYWISLGVTIFRVDNPHTKPLNFWEWIIHEVNTAHPEVVFLAEAFTRPAAMQGLAKVGFQQSYTYFTWRNTKTEIEEFFTELAHDTAAFFRPNLFVNTPDILTEYLQFGGVAAYRIRAVLAATGAPTWGVYSGYELIENVARPGAEENIDNEKYEYKARDFAAAEAEGRSIAGDITRLNEIRRAHPALGQLRNLHVHASDDDAIVVYSKHLAAEFSPTGVADTIIVVVNTDPHSARETTVHLDLEKLGLAPGSTFTVTDLLGDGVWEWSEHDYVRLDSFSRPAHILHVTPQEGGAS; the protein is encoded by the coding sequence ATCGGCCGCATTCCCGTCATCGACGTGTTCCCCCAGGTCGACGGCGGGCGCTGGGCCGCGAAGGGCTTCGTGGGCGAGGTCATCCCCTTCGGCGCCACCGTCTTCCGCGAAGGCCACGACGCCGTCGGTGCGCACCTCGAGCTCGAGGCCCCCGACGGCACCGTCACCGACCGCCCGCTCACCCGCACCTTCAGCTGGGCCGACGAGTGGAAGACCCTCGCCCAGGTGACCTCGGAGGGCGCGTGGCGGTTCCGCATCCGTGCCTACTCCGACGACTACGCCACCTGGGAGCACAACGCCTCGGTGAAGATCGCCGCCGGCATCGACATCGACCTCATGCTCGCCATCGGCGAGCAGCTGTTCGCCCGCCTCGCAGCCGAGCCCGAGCGCGACGCCGCCGACCGCGAGCTGTTCGCCCGGGTCGCCACCTCGCTCGGCCAGACGGCGGGCCCCGTGCCCGAGCGTCTCGCCGCCGCCTACTCGGCCGAGGTGACGCATGCGCTCCGCCGCCACCCCGCACAGAGCCTCGTCACCTACTCGGCCTGGCACCCGCTCCGCGTCGAGCGGGCCCGCGCCGGTGTCGGCGCCTGGTACGAGTTCTTCCCCCGCTCCGTCGGCGCCGTGCAGCACGACGACGGCAGCTGGATGAGCGGCACCTTCCGCACGGCCATCGACCGGCTGCCCGCCGTCGCCGCGATGGGCTTCGACGTGCTCTACCTGCCGCCCATCCACCCCATCGGGGAGGCGTACCGCAAGGGGCGCAACAACACCCTCGACCCGAAGCCCGGCGACCCGGGATCGCCCTGGGCGATCGGCGGCGAGGCCGGAGGCCACGACGCCATCCACCCCGACCTCGGCACGGTCGACGACTTCAAGGCGTTCCTTTCCGCCACGAGGGCGAACGGGCTCGAGCTCGCCCTCGACTTCGCGCTGCAGGCGTCGCCCGACCACCCGTGGGTGAAGGCGCACCCGGAATGGTTCACGACCCTTCCCGACGGCTCCATCGCCTACGCCGAGAACCCCCCGAAGAAGTATCAGGACATCTACCCCATCAACTTCGACAACGACCCGGCGGGCATCCGCGCCGAGGCGCTGCGGGTGCTGGAGTACTGGATCTCCCTCGGCGTCACGATCTTCCGGGTCGACAACCCGCACACCAAGCCACTGAACTTCTGGGAGTGGATCATCCACGAGGTGAACACCGCGCATCCCGAGGTCGTCTTCCTCGCCGAGGCGTTCACGCGGCCCGCGGCGATGCAGGGGCTCGCGAAGGTGGGCTTCCAGCAGTCGTACACGTACTTCACCTGGCGCAACACGAAGACCGAGATCGAAGAGTTCTTCACCGAGCTCGCGCACGACACCGCGGCGTTCTTCCGCCCGAACCTGTTCGTGAACACTCCCGACATCCTCACCGAGTACCTGCAGTTCGGCGGGGTCGCCGCCTACCGCATCCGTGCCGTGCTCGCGGCCACCGGCGCCCCCACCTGGGGCGTGTACTCCGGCTACGAACTCATCGAGAACGTCGCCCGACCCGGTGCCGAAGAGAACATCGACAACGAGAAGTACGAATACAAGGCGCGCGATTTCGCCGCCGCAGAGGCGGAGGGCCGCTCCATCGCGGGCGACATCACGCGGCTCAACGAGATCAGGCGCGCGCATCCGGCCCTCGGGCAGCTGCGCAACCTGCACGTGCACGCCAGCGACGACGACGCCATCGTCGTGTACTCCAAGCACCTCGCCGCCGAGTTCTCGCCCACCGGTGTGGCCGACACGATCATCGTCGTGGTGAACACCGACCCGCACTCGGCTCGCGAGACGACGGTGCACCTCGACCTCGAGAAGCTGGGGCTCGCCCCTGGCTCGACCTTCACGGTCACCGACCTGCTCGGCGACGGCGTCTGGGAATGGTCGGAGCACGACTACGTGCGCCTCGACTCCTTCAGCCGGCCCGCGCACATCCTCCACGTCACTCCCCAGGAAGGCGGCGCATCCTGA
- the glgB gene encoding 1,4-alpha-glucan branching protein GlgB — translation MMPSPDGSTALTLPEIPLDVLQRVAAGSYYDPHSVLGQHLVHAEGVSDPITVIRTLRPLAEEVSAVLSNGARAQLTHLWGGIWQGFTLTGLNDYQIEARYADGSVWTADDPYRYSPTLGEVDLHLIGEGRHEKLWEVLGSRVEEKWGVDAATAGTAFAVWAPHAQAVRVIGDFNGWDGVRHAMRSLGGTGVWELFIPGLGAGSNYKFEILTQDGRWVQRADPMARYTEVPPLTASVIGTSSYEWADGDWMRTRATIDPHTNPMSVYEMHLGSWKPGLDYRSLADELIPYLQHLGFTHVEFMPLAEHPFGGSWGYQVTSYYAPTSRFGHPDDLRYLVDRLHQAGFGVLMDWVPGHFPKDEWALARFDGEALYEHPDPRRGEQPDWGTLVFDFGNSKVRNFLVANALYWLEEFHIDGLRVDAVASMLYLDYSRKEGEWIPNQYGGRENLEAISLLQEVTATAYKTNPGIVMIAEESTSWPGVTHPTDRGGLGFGMKWNMGWMHDTLDYIEKDPMYRQYHHGEITFSFLYAFSENFMLPISHDEVVHGKGSLLAKMPGDHWQKLANLRAYLGFMWAHPGKQLLFMGQEFGQPSEWSEERGLDWWILDQPVHQQLLGLVSRLNTVYKENPALWSLDNEPAGFEWIDGGSSSQNLVSFLRWDASGNPIAVLMNFSGQPVGPYRVGLPFGGRWDELVNTDAVEYGGSGVGNYGSVEAEYVPWSGRPASVELTLPPLAALYLRPRKS, via the coding sequence CTGATGCCCAGCCCCGACGGCTCCACCGCTCTGACCCTCCCCGAGATTCCGCTCGACGTGCTCCAGCGTGTCGCCGCCGGGTCGTACTACGACCCCCACTCGGTGCTCGGCCAGCACCTCGTGCACGCCGAAGGAGTGAGCGACCCGATCACGGTCATCCGCACCCTCAGGCCGCTTGCCGAGGAGGTGAGCGCCGTGCTCTCGAACGGAGCGCGTGCCCAGCTCACCCACCTCTGGGGCGGCATCTGGCAGGGCTTCACCCTCACCGGCCTCAACGACTACCAGATCGAGGCGCGCTACGCCGACGGGTCGGTGTGGACCGCCGACGACCCCTATCGCTACTCCCCCACACTCGGCGAGGTCGACCTGCACCTCATCGGCGAGGGCAGGCACGAGAAGCTCTGGGAGGTGCTCGGATCACGCGTCGAGGAGAAGTGGGGGGTCGACGCTGCCACGGCCGGCACCGCCTTCGCCGTGTGGGCGCCCCATGCGCAGGCTGTACGCGTGATCGGTGACTTCAACGGGTGGGACGGGGTTCGTCACGCCATGCGCAGCCTCGGCGGCACGGGAGTGTGGGAGCTGTTCATCCCCGGCCTCGGGGCGGGCAGCAACTACAAGTTCGAGATCCTCACCCAGGACGGCAGGTGGGTGCAGCGCGCCGACCCCATGGCGCGGTACACCGAGGTGCCTCCGCTCACGGCCTCCGTCATCGGCACGTCCTCGTACGAGTGGGCCGACGGCGACTGGATGCGCACCCGCGCGACGATCGACCCCCACACCAACCCGATGAGTGTCTACGAGATGCACCTCGGCTCGTGGAAGCCGGGGCTCGACTACCGCTCGCTCGCCGACGAGCTCATCCCGTACCTTCAGCACCTCGGGTTCACCCATGTCGAGTTCATGCCGCTCGCCGAGCATCCGTTCGGCGGATCGTGGGGCTACCAGGTCACCTCGTACTACGCGCCCACGTCACGGTTCGGGCACCCCGACGACCTGCGTTACCTCGTCGACCGGCTGCACCAGGCGGGCTTCGGCGTTCTGATGGACTGGGTGCCGGGGCACTTCCCCAAAGACGAGTGGGCGCTCGCCCGCTTCGACGGCGAGGCACTGTACGAGCATCCCGACCCGCGTCGCGGCGAACAGCCCGACTGGGGCACGCTCGTGTTCGACTTCGGCAACAGCAAGGTGCGCAACTTCCTCGTGGCGAACGCGCTGTACTGGCTCGAGGAGTTCCACATCGACGGCCTCCGGGTCGACGCCGTCGCCTCGATGCTCTACCTCGACTACTCGCGCAAGGAGGGCGAGTGGATTCCGAACCAGTACGGCGGCCGCGAGAACCTCGAGGCCATCAGCCTGCTGCAGGAGGTCACCGCCACCGCGTACAAGACCAATCCGGGCATCGTCATGATCGCCGAGGAGTCGACCTCCTGGCCGGGCGTCACGCATCCGACCGATCGCGGTGGGCTCGGCTTCGGCATGAAGTGGAACATGGGGTGGATGCACGACACCCTCGATTACATCGAGAAAGACCCGATGTACCGGCAGTACCACCACGGGGAGATCACCTTCTCGTTCCTGTACGCGTTCAGCGAGAACTTCATGCTGCCGATCTCGCACGACGAGGTCGTGCACGGAAAGGGCTCGCTGCTCGCCAAGATGCCGGGTGACCACTGGCAGAAGCTCGCGAACCTTCGGGCCTACCTCGGGTTCATGTGGGCCCACCCGGGCAAGCAGCTGCTGTTCATGGGCCAGGAGTTCGGGCAGCCGTCGGAGTGGAGCGAGGAGCGGGGGCTCGACTGGTGGATCCTCGACCAGCCGGTGCACCAGCAGCTGCTCGGTCTGGTGTCACGGCTCAACACGGTCTACAAGGAGAACCCGGCGCTGTGGTCGCTCGACAACGAGCCCGCGGGCTTCGAGTGGATCGACGGCGGCTCCTCGTCGCAGAACCTCGTGTCGTTCCTGCGGTGGGACGCCTCCGGCAACCCCATCGCGGTGCTCATGAACTTCTCGGGCCAGCCCGTCGGACCCTACCGCGTGGGCCTGCCGTTCGGCGGCCGCTGGGACGAACTCGTGAACACCGACGCCGTCGAGTACGGCGGCTCGGGCGTCGGCAACTACGGTTCGGTCGAGGCCGAGTACGTGCCCTGGTCGGGCCGCCCCGCCTCCGTCGAACTCACCCTCCCACCCCTCGCCGCCCTCTACCTCCGCCCCCGCAAGAGCTAG
- a CDS encoding co-chaperone YbbN produces the protein MPPPPAGSLRGAVDLSSLVNRANAPAPAPGTGGGAAGGTVPSLVIEGSDANFTQIIELSNSVPVIVDLKADWAEASVELTAVLTRLVTDYRGRLVLVGVDAQANPQLAQAFQAQSVPTVAAIVGGRPVSLFQGSYPEDEVRAVLEQVLQLAAQNGVTGTVPVGDTDAADGDEAAPVEEPLPPHHAEAYEAIERGDYQAAIAEYQTAIAQNPRDTLAVAGLAQVSLLARLDGKTMDEVRSAAAENPTDLDAQLLVADLDLSGGHIDDAFGRLLDLFPTQTPDGKTAIRTRLLEYFEVVGAEDPRVAAARRRLAALLY, from the coding sequence ATGCCCCCGCCCCCCGCAGGAAGCCTCCGCGGGGCAGTCGACCTGTCGTCGCTCGTGAACCGCGCCAACGCGCCGGCACCCGCGCCGGGCACCGGCGGAGGAGCGGCCGGCGGCACCGTGCCGTCGCTCGTCATCGAGGGCAGCGACGCGAACTTCACCCAGATCATCGAGCTGTCGAACTCGGTGCCCGTCATCGTCGACCTCAAGGCCGACTGGGCCGAGGCGAGCGTCGAACTCACCGCCGTGCTCACCAGGCTCGTCACCGACTACCGCGGCCGCCTCGTGCTGGTGGGGGTCGACGCCCAGGCGAACCCGCAGCTCGCCCAGGCCTTCCAGGCGCAGTCGGTGCCGACGGTGGCGGCGATCGTGGGCGGCCGGCCGGTGTCGCTGTTCCAGGGCTCCTACCCCGAAGACGAGGTGCGCGCCGTGCTCGAGCAGGTGCTTCAGCTCGCCGCCCAGAACGGTGTCACCGGCACCGTGCCCGTCGGCGACACGGATGCTGCCGACGGCGACGAGGCAGCCCCGGTCGAAGAACCCCTGCCCCCGCACCATGCCGAGGCCTACGAGGCCATCGAACGCGGCGACTACCAGGCCGCGATCGCCGAGTACCAGACGGCCATCGCCCAGAACCCGCGCGACACCCTCGCTGTGGCCGGGCTCGCCCAGGTGAGCCTCCTCGCCCGCCTCGACGGCAAGACCATGGACGAGGTGCGCTCCGCCGCCGCCGAGAACCCCACCGACCTCGACGCCCAGCTCCTCGTCGCCGACCTCGACCTCTCGGGCGGCCACATCGACGACGCCTTCGGCCGCCTGCTCGACCTCTTCCCCACCCAGACCCCCGACGGCAAGACCGCCATCCGCACCCGTCTCCTCGAGTACTTCGAGGTCGTCGGAGCCGAAGACCCGCGGGTGGCTGCGGCGCGCAGGCGTCTCGCGGCGTTGTTGTACTAG
- a CDS encoding AI-2E family transporter yields the protein MKIQNAFTLGLVATLGVGVGLLILGAVASLATILTYIGVAIFIALGLDPIISWLERKRWPRWLAILTVLVAVLGIFTGLVFAVVPIIVEQTSQLIDLVPTIVNQVLDQNWRDSLTDQLGGFIDVNEVYNAVVNYFADAGNVTALAGGALQVGIGVASGVFGTIIVLILTLYFTASLNHMKRAAYRLVPATKRERFADLSEQVTGAVGRYVVGQISLALCNGILSFIFLSIIQAPFSAVLAFLAGMLSLIPLVGTISGSTIIVLVCLIPGLGSPLTALVAGIYYLVYMQVEAYLLSPKIMNRAVSVPGAIVVIAALAGGTLLGVLGALIAIPIAASILLIIKQVVIPLQNER from the coding sequence GTGAAGATCCAGAACGCGTTCACCCTCGGTCTGGTGGCCACGCTCGGGGTCGGCGTGGGCCTGTTGATCCTGGGGGCCGTAGCGTCCCTGGCCACGATTCTCACCTACATCGGGGTGGCGATCTTCATCGCTCTCGGCCTCGATCCGATCATCTCCTGGCTCGAACGCAAGCGCTGGCCGAGGTGGCTTGCCATCCTCACCGTACTGGTGGCTGTTCTGGGCATCTTCACAGGCCTGGTCTTCGCCGTGGTGCCCATCATCGTCGAGCAGACATCCCAGTTGATCGATCTGGTGCCCACCATCGTCAACCAGGTGCTCGACCAGAACTGGCGCGACAGCCTCACCGATCAGCTCGGCGGGTTCATCGACGTCAACGAGGTGTACAACGCCGTCGTGAACTACTTCGCCGACGCCGGCAACGTCACCGCACTCGCCGGTGGCGCGCTGCAGGTGGGCATCGGGGTGGCCAGCGGGGTGTTCGGCACCATCATCGTGCTCATCCTCACCCTCTACTTCACGGCGTCGCTCAATCACATGAAGCGCGCGGCGTACCGCCTGGTGCCGGCCACGAAGCGCGAGCGCTTCGCCGACCTGAGCGAGCAGGTGACGGGGGCCGTGGGCCGCTACGTCGTCGGCCAGATCAGCCTTGCGCTCTGCAACGGCATCCTGAGCTTCATCTTCCTGTCGATCATCCAGGCGCCGTTCTCTGCGGTGCTCGCCTTCCTCGCCGGGATGCTCTCCCTCATCCCCCTGGTGGGCACCATCTCGGGGTCGACGATCATCGTGCTGGTGTGCCTCATCCCCGGCCTCGGTTCGCCCCTCACGGCGCTGGTGGCCGGTATCTACTACCTCGTCTACATGCAGGTGGAGGCGTACCTGCTCAGCCCGAAGATCATGAACCGGGCTGTCTCGGTCCCCGGCGCCATCGTCGTCATCGCCGCGCTCGCCGGCGGCACCCTGCTCGGTGTGCTCGGAGCCCTCATCGCCATCCCCATCGCCGCAAGCATCCTGCTCATCATCAAGCAGGTCGTCATCCCCCTCCAGAACGAGCGCTGA
- a CDS encoding alpha/beta hydrolase, whose translation MTATEIRAGVELPARREEIELHTDDGLTLVGELALPLSGEPVATLVTLHPLPTHGGFMDSHVLRKAAARLPALADLAVLRFNLRGVTSPRGTSEGEFDGGDAERYDVKAAMDFVAERGLPHPWLVGWSFGTELALKYGAQYPIEGAILLSPPLHRATDAEVAAWEGNGTQLVAIVPELDDYLRPPEARERFASVPSLDLVEVEGGKHLWVGEAQVRRVLDEIVARTNAHAYPLPTTYEVG comes from the coding sequence ATGACCGCAACCGAGATCCGCGCCGGCGTCGAGCTGCCCGCTCGGCGCGAGGAGATCGAACTGCACACCGACGACGGGCTCACCCTCGTGGGGGAGTTGGCGCTGCCGCTCTCGGGCGAGCCGGTGGCCACGCTCGTCACCCTGCATCCGCTGCCCACCCACGGTGGCTTCATGGACTCGCACGTGCTGCGGAAAGCCGCAGCACGCCTCCCCGCCCTCGCCGATCTCGCCGTGCTGCGCTTCAACCTGCGCGGCGTCACCTCGCCGCGTGGCACGAGCGAGGGCGAGTTCGACGGCGGAGACGCCGAGCGCTACGACGTGAAGGCGGCGATGGACTTCGTTGCGGAGCGGGGGCTGCCGCATCCGTGGCTCGTCGGCTGGTCGTTCGGCACCGAGCTCGCCCTCAAGTACGGCGCGCAGTACCCGATCGAGGGTGCCATCCTGCTCTCACCGCCGCTGCACCGTGCCACGGATGCCGAGGTCGCCGCCTGGGAGGGCAACGGCACGCAGCTCGTGGCCATCGTGCCCGAGCTCGACGACTACCTCCGGCCGCCCGAGGCGCGCGAGCGCTTCGCGAGCGTGCCGAGCCTCGACCTGGTCGAGGTGGAGGGCGGCAAGCACCTCTGGGTCGGCGAGGCCCAGGTGCGCCGCGTGCTCGACGAGATCGTCGCCCGCACCAACGCCCACGCCTACCCCCTCCCCACCACCTATGAGGTGGGCTGA
- a CDS encoding cation:proton antiporter, which produces MKPEIIAVVCLIILVGVSALSPKLRLATPILLVVIGIGISLIPGVPPVHVPSEWILAGVLPPLLYSSAINLPLVDFRKNFGSIAVLSVLLVIVSALVTGFLLFMILPDLNLAAAIALGAVISPTDAVAATSIGKRLGLPPRLIAVLEGESLVNDASALVLLRTAIAASAGTIALGGFGGVTVDFAYSSVIAVAVGLVVGFITVFFRSKLHDPVLTTAISFVIPFIAYIPAEAIGASGVLSVVVAGLYTGHMGAKHFTAQTRISERLNWRTIQFLLENGVFFLMGLELKDIFLDALNPRATADDLDAIGAVGLGLGAAAALFVIRFLFVGPLLAAQRARAHRRDPHSDDAREATGWRGGLVLTWAGMRGVVTVAAAQSLPEDIPYRSQLILIAFTVSVVTLLLQGGTLPWIIRTLRIRGVDEAADHAEFATLVDELREAGLQVLETPELVLPDGEEVVEGVVERVRTDADLRSESAWERARSAGPDSSGDQGAPHRQYRVLRLEVLRAERLALLDARGRASYSSRILVRAQLMLDQEESRLQPSDGSDAH; this is translated from the coding sequence ATGAAGCCCGAGATCATCGCGGTGGTCTGCCTGATCATCCTGGTCGGGGTCTCGGCCCTCTCGCCGAAGCTCCGTCTCGCCACCCCCATCCTGCTGGTGGTCATCGGCATCGGCATCTCGCTCATCCCCGGGGTGCCGCCCGTGCACGTTCCCTCCGAGTGGATCCTCGCCGGCGTGCTGCCGCCGCTGCTGTACTCGTCCGCCATCAACCTGCCGCTCGTCGACTTCCGAAAGAACTTCGGCTCGATCGCGGTGCTCTCGGTGCTGCTGGTCATCGTGAGCGCCCTCGTCACCGGGTTCCTGCTGTTCATGATCCTCCCCGATCTGAACCTCGCCGCCGCCATCGCCCTCGGCGCGGTAATCAGCCCCACGGATGCCGTGGCTGCGACCTCGATCGGCAAGCGGCTCGGGCTGCCCCCCAGACTCATCGCCGTGCTGGAGGGGGAGAGCCTCGTGAACGACGCCTCCGCCCTGGTGCTGCTGCGCACGGCGATCGCGGCGTCTGCGGGAACCATCGCGCTCGGAGGCTTCGGCGGCGTGACCGTCGACTTCGCGTACTCGTCGGTGATCGCGGTGGCGGTCGGGCTCGTCGTCGGCTTCATCACCGTCTTCTTCAGGTCGAAGCTCCACGACCCCGTGCTCACCACAGCGATCTCGTTCGTCATCCCCTTCATCGCCTACATCCCTGCGGAGGCGATCGGCGCATCCGGGGTGCTCAGCGTGGTCGTCGCGGGCCTGTACACCGGGCACATGGGGGCGAAGCACTTCACCGCTCAGACGCGCATCAGCGAGCGGCTGAACTGGCGCACCATCCAGTTCCTGCTCGAGAACGGCGTGTTCTTCCTCATGGGGCTCGAGCTGAAGGACATCTTCCTCGACGCACTGAACCCGCGCGCCACGGCGGACGACCTCGACGCGATCGGTGCGGTCGGGCTCGGGCTGGGGGCGGCGGCGGCGCTGTTCGTCATCCGCTTCCTCTTCGTGGGGCCGCTGCTGGCGGCGCAGCGAGCCAGGGCGCACCGCAGAGACCCGCACTCCGACGACGCCAGGGAGGCCACCGGCTGGCGGGGCGGCCTCGTGCTCACCTGGGCCGGGATGCGCGGCGTGGTCACGGTCGCTGCCGCCCAATCGCTGCCGGAGGACATCCCGTACCGCAGCCAGCTCATCCTCATCGCCTTCACGGTGTCGGTCGTCACACTGCTGCTGCAGGGCGGAACGCTGCCGTGGATCATCAGGACACTGCGCATCCGCGGCGTCGACGAGGCAGCCGACCACGCCGAGTTCGCGACACTGGTCGACGAGCTGCGCGAGGCCGGGTTGCAGGTGCTCGAGACCCCCGAGCTCGTTCTCCCGGACGGCGAGGAGGTCGTCGAGGGCGTCGTCGAGCGCGTGCGCACCGACGCCGACCTGCGCAGCGAGTCGGCCTGGGAACGGGCGCGGTCGGCCGGGCCCGATTCGAGCGGAGACCAGGGAGCGCCCCACCGGCAGTACCGGGTGCTGAGGCTCGAAGTGCTGAGGGCCGAGCGTCTCGCGCTGCTGGATGCGCGAGGCAGGGCCAGCTACAGCTCGCGCATCCTGGTGCGGGCGCAGCTCATGCTCGATCAGGAGGAGTCGCGGCTGCAACCGAGCGACGGGTCCGACGCGCATTAG
- a CDS encoding lytic transglycosylase domain-containing protein — protein MTLLRKSTPPALRVGLQVLAFGVAASFVALFAMEPHLTGANASESYAPEIVAAAVSAQSFAVSGTAAASVQRDDYTITDPPPPPPPPAPEPVAQPVAKSPSSGGGGGGAAAGCSANVVPTPGEPDPSSYQGIAWTALQGYGFGIQEYYYLLALWNKESGWNPLAHNASSGAHGIPQALPGSKMGPGWESDPNVQIDWGLRYIMGVYGSPCEAWASSVNRGWY, from the coding sequence ATGACACTGCTCCGAAAGTCGACCCCGCCCGCGCTCCGCGTCGGGCTGCAGGTGCTCGCCTTCGGCGTCGCAGCCTCGTTCGTGGCCCTGTTCGCCATGGAGCCCCACCTCACCGGCGCCAACGCCTCGGAGTCGTACGCGCCCGAGATCGTCGCCGCTGCCGTGTCTGCGCAGTCGTTCGCGGTGTCGGGAACCGCCGCAGCATCCGTTCAGCGCGACGACTACACGATCACCGATCCGCCACCTCCGCCCCCGCCGCCCGCACCCGAGCCGGTGGCGCAGCCCGTGGCGAAGAGCCCGTCGTCGGGTGGCGGCGGCGGTGGCGCCGCTGCAGGATGCTCGGCGAACGTCGTGCCCACGCCGGGTGAGCCCGACCCCTCGAGCTACCAGGGCATCGCCTGGACGGCGCTGCAGGGCTACGGCTTCGGCATCCAGGAGTACTACTACCTGCTCGCGCTCTGGAACAAGGAGTCGGGCTGGAATCCGCTCGCCCACAACGCCTCCTCCGGTGCCCACGGCATTCCGCAGGCGCTGCCGGGCAGCAAGATGGGCCCGGGGTGGGAGAGCGACCCCAACGTGCAGATCGACTGGGGTCTGCGTTACATCATGGGCGTCTACGGCTCGCCGTGCGAGGCATGGGCCTCGTCGGTGAACCGCGGCTGGTACTGA
- a CDS encoding lytic transglycosylase domain-containing protein yields MAKHSLTEARPQPAPRARGAVGRTPKRGRAVLQVIGLAAVTACAFVTVVAPNLQVQPAVASFDGTFAQGDVEVQNLDVSGSVAASVFRDGYSVTEAPKPVIVEVSVPRGSSGSSSSSDDSGCPDPNAAVADPAGAQAVAAELAAARGWTGAQFDALLALWSRESGWRVNALNKSSCAYGIPQALPGSKMAAAGADWLTNPATQITWGLDYIQGRYGDPASALAHSDANHWY; encoded by the coding sequence GTGGCTAAGCACTCCCTGACCGAAGCGCGCCCGCAGCCCGCACCACGGGCTCGAGGTGCCGTCGGGCGCACCCCGAAGCGCGGGAGGGCCGTCCTCCAGGTCATCGGTCTCGCGGCAGTCACGGCGTGCGCCTTCGTCACGGTCGTGGCGCCGAACCTCCAGGTGCAGCCCGCCGTCGCATCGTTCGACGGCACCTTCGCCCAGGGCGACGTCGAGGTGCAGAACCTCGACGTGAGCGGCTCGGTCGCGGCCTCGGTGTTCCGCGACGGCTACTCCGTCACCGAGGCGCCGAAGCCCGTCATCGTCGAGGTGTCTGTGCCGAGGGGCTCGTCGGGGTCGTCCTCGTCGTCGGACGACTCCGGTTGTCCCGACCCGAACGCGGCGGTCGCCGACCCCGCCGGAGCGCAAGCCGTCGCCGCCGAACTCGCAGCGGCCCGTGGCTGGACGGGAGCGCAGTTCGACGCCCTCCTCGCGCTCTGGAGCCGCGAGTCGGGCTGGCGGGTGAACGCTCTCAACAAGTCGAGCTGCGCCTACGGCATCCCGCAGGCTCTTCCTGGCTCGAAGATGGCGGCCGCGGGAGCCGATTGGCTCACCAACCCCGCCACGCAGATCACCTGGGGCCTCGACTACATCCAGGGCCGTTACGGCGATCCGGCTTCGGCCCTTGCGCATTCCGACGCGAACCACTGGTATTGA